The Microbacterium sp. LWH7-1.2 genome window below encodes:
- a CDS encoding DUF1801 domain-containing protein produces MKKTGGDVDEFVAGVRPAKRQRDAAAMIDLLRDVTGREPELWGTIIGFGSCHYRSAAGTEGDAPIAAFSPRRESTTVYTLRTAAHGERLARLGPHETGVSCLYLKDLDQVDAGVLREIVAEDYRRVLAGETGDMTYTITG; encoded by the coding sequence ATGAAGAAGACCGGAGGGGACGTCGACGAGTTCGTCGCCGGCGTGCGGCCGGCGAAGCGGCAGCGCGATGCCGCCGCGATGATCGACCTCCTGCGCGATGTCACCGGCCGCGAGCCCGAGCTGTGGGGCACGATCATCGGCTTCGGGTCGTGCCACTACCGCTCTGCGGCCGGCACCGAGGGCGACGCCCCGATCGCGGCGTTCTCCCCGCGACGCGAGTCCACCACGGTGTACACGCTGCGCACCGCTGCGCACGGCGAGCGCCTCGCGCGGCTCGGACCGCACGAGACGGGCGTGAGCTGCCTGTACCTCAAGGACCTGGACCAGGTCGATGCCGGGGTGCTCCGCGAGATCGTCGCCGAGGACTACCGCCGCGTGCTGGCCGGCGAGACCGGCGACATGACGTACACCATTACGGGCTGA
- a CDS encoding HhH-GPD-type base excision DNA repair protein, whose amino-acid sequence MTLHITGDDDADRLLTDDPLALLIGMLLDQQVAMETAFAGPLKISERAGTLDAAAIASFDPEAFTELFKATPAVHRFPGSMAARVQALCAAVEQDWGGDASAIWTRDEPDGATVLKRLKSLPGFGEQKAKIFLALLGKQYGFTGAGWREAAGSYGDEGSFRSVADIVSPESLTKVREHKRAMKAAAKG is encoded by the coding sequence ATGACGCTCCACATCACGGGCGACGACGACGCCGATCGCCTGCTGACCGACGACCCGCTCGCACTGCTCATCGGCATGCTCCTCGACCAGCAGGTGGCCATGGAGACGGCCTTCGCAGGGCCGCTCAAGATCTCGGAGCGGGCGGGGACGCTGGATGCCGCGGCCATCGCGAGCTTCGATCCGGAGGCGTTCACCGAGCTCTTCAAGGCCACGCCCGCGGTGCATCGGTTCCCGGGTTCGATGGCGGCCCGTGTGCAGGCGCTGTGCGCGGCGGTCGAGCAGGACTGGGGCGGTGACGCCTCCGCGATCTGGACGCGCGACGAGCCCGACGGGGCGACCGTGCTGAAGCGCCTGAAGTCGCTGCCGGGATTCGGCGAACAGAAGGCGAAGATCTTCCTCGCGCTTCTGGGCAAGCAGTACGGCTTCACCGGCGCCGGCTGGCGCGAGGCGGCAGGCTCGTATGGCGACGAGGGCTCGTTCCGCAGCGTCGCCGACATCGTCTCGCCCGAGTCGCTGACCAAGGTGCGCGAGCACAAGCGCGCGATGAAGGCCGCGGCCAAGGGCTGA